The proteins below come from a single Micromonospora citrea genomic window:
- a CDS encoding peroxiredoxin, with product MLTVGDRFPEYELTACVSLDADKAFETINHKSHEGKWRVVFFWPKDFTFVCPTEIAEFGRLNEEFADRDAQVLGVSVDNEFVHYAWRKDHPDLRELPFPMLSDVKRELTAACGVLGEDGVAQRATFIVDPNNEIQFVMVTAGSVGRNVSEVLRVLDALQTDELCPCNWNKGGETLDATKLLAGAGA from the coding sequence CTGTCGGTGACCGCTTCCCCGAGTACGAACTCACCGCCTGCGTGTCGCTGGACGCCGACAAGGCGTTCGAGACCATCAACCACAAGTCCCACGAGGGCAAGTGGCGGGTCGTCTTCTTCTGGCCGAAGGACTTCACCTTCGTCTGCCCGACCGAGATCGCCGAGTTCGGCCGGCTGAACGAGGAGTTCGCCGACCGGGACGCCCAGGTCCTCGGCGTGTCGGTGGACAACGAGTTCGTCCACTACGCGTGGCGCAAGGACCACCCGGACCTGCGCGAGCTGCCCTTCCCGATGCTGAGCGACGTCAAGCGCGAGCTGACCGCCGCCTGCGGCGTGCTGGGCGAGGACGGCGTGGCCCAGCGGGCGACCTTCATCGTCGACCCGAACAACGAGATCCAGTTCGTCATGGTGACCGCCGGCTCGGTCGGCCGCAACGTCTCCGAGGTGCTGCGCGTGCTCGACGCCCTGCAGACCGACGAGCTGTGCCCGTGCAACTGGAACAAGGGCGGCGAGACCCTGGACGCGACCAAGCTCCTCGCCGGCGCCGGGGCCTGA
- a CDS encoding carboxymuconolactone decarboxylase family protein, with protein MGLDAIKAALPEYAKDIKLNLGSTIGTSTLKPEQAWGTALACAVAARNPVVLREIADEAATHLGPEAVEAAKGAAAIMAMNNVYYRAKHLIGDEQYQSIPARLRMQIIAKPGVEKADFELWCLAVSAITGCGVCLESHEKTLRGAGFSREQVHEGLRIAAVVHAAAVTLDAQAALA; from the coding sequence ATGGGTCTGGACGCGATCAAGGCGGCTCTGCCCGAGTACGCCAAGGACATCAAGCTCAACCTCGGCTCCACGATCGGCACCTCGACGCTGAAGCCGGAGCAGGCGTGGGGCACCGCCCTGGCCTGCGCCGTCGCGGCGCGCAACCCGGTCGTGCTGCGGGAGATCGCCGACGAGGCGGCCACCCACCTCGGGCCGGAGGCGGTCGAGGCCGCCAAGGGCGCCGCCGCCATCATGGCGATGAACAACGTCTACTACCGGGCCAAGCACCTGATCGGCGACGAGCAGTACCAGTCGATCCCGGCACGGCTGCGGATGCAGATCATCGCCAAGCCGGGCGTGGAGAAGGCCGACTTCGAGCTCTGGTGCCTGGCCGTCTCGGCGATCACCGGCTGCGGGGTGTGCCTGGAGTCGCACGAGAAGACCCTGCGCGGCGCGGGCTTCAGCCGCGAGCAGGTGCACGAGGGGCTGCGCATCGCCGCCGTCGTGCACGCCGCCGCGGTCACCCTCGACGCCCAGGCCGCGCTCGCCTGA